A region of the Apus apus isolate bApuApu2 chromosome 5, bApuApu2.pri.cur, whole genome shotgun sequence genome:
GTGAGGGAAGCAGCAACAGTCTTTTTTCCCAGGGTAACCGAGGAAACTTGGCAGGATGGGTTAGATGTGGGGCAACCCAGACAGAGCCATCTGAAAGCATTCCAGGTGTGGTTAGATCAGCAAAGATGATCTCTGGGAATAAGGATGCTCTGCCCAAGCCTGGAAGTGTTACCCCAGGCTCTGTTTCTGCTCACAGCTCCAGGGAAggaggctggaagggaaggCTGACAAAGGGTCACGATGGGGGACAGGCTCCATCAGAGCACTGAACTGCCACACCTGGCTGGGCTTTTGCTCTGCTCCTTGCATCAAAACCATCTGAGTCATGCTTGGCAAGCCCAGCCCAGCCGCTCAGCCCAAACACACTCTCTCATTTAGGTGTTGTGCAATTAAgctgctgtgcaaaaaaaacTGGCTTCATTCCTCCAGACCAGACTACACTAAAACACAACTGGATACAGACACTTCCTTTAGGGACCAGGACACTGGGAGGTGCCACATGGTAGTGCAGGAACTCACCTGTGCCCTGCAGGTCAGGCAGGCACaactccccagccctccctccccttttatttaaaaaatgggggggggggaaaggaaaagggcaCCAAGTATTTTGGTGGTTTGAAAACAGCAGTAAATTCTCCATCCTTGGTTTAAAACCAGGTTGTTCAGTCACCAACATGAGCCCGTGCAAAGCAGAGCGTGGTGTGGAGTGAGGATGAGTCACACTTTGTTCCTTCTACAAGGCAACCCCTGTTACACTGGCACAACCTCCTCGAGCCAGTTCTCACCATAAATCCACACAGGGAGGAGGATGCATCCCCGTTTCTGCACAAAGCAAACAAGTTTCTGGggttgcagcagcagctggaggggtTTCTGCCCCAGAGGCTGGTGCTCCAGAGCcttcagtggcagcaggagctgctgcactgaGCTCTGCCCTCCTGGGTGACCCAGAACCCACGTTTTGGGAAGGACTCTGACCCCTGGGTCCATATGAACTCACTCTTCCCCACTCCtgaggcagcaggcagagcagctcttcACTTTACGCACAGGATTTTCTCAGATTAAAGGAAGAAACCTTGAAATGTAGTAGAGGAGACCAGGTCAAGAACCCAGCAGTTTCTGCCACAGCCCAGAGCTTCCTCACACCACAATAAACCTGGGGAAGGCCCATCTGTTGGACAccactgcccagcacagctggcaaCAGCTGCCTCACAGCTTGAGGCCACCCAGGAATGCAGGGGGATGCTCGGGCTCATCCCCTCCTCCCGCGGGGATACACACACACTGGGACACCAGTCTGGCACCGGGGGGCTCACCTGGTGCATACTGGGATTGCGGCCTCCCTGAGTGTGCTCCGGTCTGTAATACCACAGGAGGCTCATCATCAGCTCCCCTGCAAGAAGAGTCATTGAAATACATCAAGCCTCAGTTTTCTGGTCGTGTTTTCCCACCAACATCCAGCTTCCTTCTCCGGCCTCAGCCCTGTCCCTCCCCGAGCGCCCCGGCAGGGCCAGCCGCGCTGGGATCAATATTTCATGCTGAACCAGGTGTCCTTTTGTCACAGCAAGAAGCCAACAGGGCTCTCCCATTACACCTTCACCCCCCTCTACTTGTGCCACATCGTCAAAGAGATCAGTTAGGCACAAAATAAGAATACAGAAATGGAACATTCCCATCTGAAAAAAAGTGTCCACTCAGatggaaagctgggaaagctgCTCATCCAAAGGCCAGTACTTGCAGCATTAACTCCCAGGTTTATGCCAGAACTGCTGTCCTGGGATGACATGACCAGGATGGGCCTCACCACACTTTTATCAGTTATTTTACACctgattttttggtttttttttacttttaagcaAGGCCTGTACTCTGCAACATCTTTGGCACAGGTGTCACTGGTCAGACATGGGACCTTAACATCAAAGCCACACTACTCCAACCACCACCTCTGCTCCAGTCCCAAGAGCTTCTGCAGATCAGCCTGTGCTCACAGCAACTCCCAGCCCACGGGCTGGACCGAGCaggtgagcagcagctcctgagatGTCTGCCATGACGAAACAACAAAGGAGGTTGTTGCTAAGATGGACATTTGGCAGATATTAGGTGCTTTCACAACCAGGAAGATTCCAATTACCAGCCCCAAGCCGGTGATTCAAGAACCTCTCAGCTCCTGGAACAATCTGAACGAAAGCCACGGAGCTGATCTGTTCCTCTCCATCACCCtacccagccagcagctctcccGAGACCCATCACTTCCCAGTTCCCCTGCAGCACCCCCCCTTCAGGCACGGTACCTGTTTTGGGGTCTTCCCACAGCGCCGATATCTTGGCGACGTAGGGCATGGATTTCTTGCGCGGCCCGGACTTGAGGAGGACGGTGTCCCGCACCCGGATGatctccccatccctctccaCAGCCTGGTAGCTCTTGCGAACGGCCGGCTCGGGTTCGTTCTGCACAGTCAGACACACCGAATTAAGCAACCCCAGGGTTTGGGGGGGTTCGTTTGCTGTTTGATCCAAGATCCTGCTGCAAACTCAAcccttccctcagcctgctcaGAGCTTCAACTCACACAGCATAAAACCACCCCTGGCATCTCTGTTCCCACCAGGTTGGATTATGACAACAAAGCTCAGGTCAAATGAGTGACTCCTGTGGGCAGGGCCCTCTGAGGTAAGAAAAGCTGACTGGGAAGAGCATCAGTGCTGAGGTCCCATGGCTGTTGTTTCCCAAGGAAGCAGAACAACTATCTCCCTTAGGTAGTGGTGTCAGGAGGAGCAGCTcaccagcaggacagcaggtcTCCAAAGCACCTATTCCTGAAATTAATACtcttctttcaaattaaaaaccagTAGTTCCTTCAATTCTGCATGCAAAAAAAGCAACCtgcaaaaaaatcctcattttatCTGCCTGCAGGTGTGTGTTTCCTTCACGTGCAAAGGCATGGGAAAGCAGGCTTATCTGGAATGCTGGACAATTCTCTGCCACAAacatgggaagaaaacaaaccatgaCACATGTCACATGAAGAGGGCAGGGAGtggcagggaggctgtgccATAAGGCCACAATGGCATTCATGAGATTATTAACATTTCCTTTCTAGCTCTAACAATAtaaaattaggatttttttggACTAAGAACTGGgagggtttttcttttatttttgcccTGAAAATTCCTTGCAGAAGGCCTGAGCAGGATGGGTTccacctcctgccagccccccaggctcagccagcagtgctctgtgccAGGTCTGAAGGAGATGCCTGGcatgctgctcctctcccagtgCCAAAGCCTGAGGGGTGGGTGCAAGGGGCCCGTCTCTGGCCTTCACGGGCTTCATCCTGACACAGCCTTGGTCCTGTGCGCAGCCAAAGGCTGAGGCTGCAAAACCTGTcctggatgatgctctcagcagctccaggctccaCCACCACTCCAAGCAGTGGCACAGAGGCTCTGCCAGGACCAGCTCCTGTGCTCAGTTACTGCTCACCCTTCAGCACCTTgtcccacctccccaggcagcctgtgggTCCAGATTTCCAGCCCACAGCTCTCGTGTTCTAACAACAGAAGGATGTTGCCTTCTCCCTCACTTGAAGTGCACTTTACTGCAGCTCATGACATACTCCAGCAGGGAACCTCCCCATCTTGCAGAGCCAGTGTCTGCCCCTCCACAACACAAACGAACAGGAAAGCACAGACAAGACATCCTTGAAGGAGTGACTGGCCCTTGCACCAGGTAAGTGACAAAAAGGGGACATCATGTGCCAAAAGAATTCCATCTGGGAGCCAGGAAACTGTCTTGGTGGTCTGTGCTCTCTGGGAGATCCCTGTAGGGCTACAGACACCCTGGTGAGAACCATCGCCTTAGGAGAGCTACCTTCAGGCTCCTTGTAACCAGGCTAAACCCTCCCCAGTTTCCTCAGACAGTTTTGCCCTGACCCAGGAGGAAGAAGCTGGAGGACACTCTCTCTGTAGGAAGGACTCACGGATGCCACCCTTGCAAACGCCCAAGCCAGAGGTACTCATCACGGTGGCATTCCAGCTGACGCtagcacaggagcagcaggttctcctcctccccaggcagcctgtcacGCCGCGCAGGCAACGCCAGGCGCGCAGGCTCAGCGCGCTCGCCGAGCAGGCTGCCGACGGCGTCTAGCGACCACCTCCACCTCGCGGCTGCGCCCAGAGGGCTCGCAAGCTTGGCCCTCAGCCCCTTGCAGCTGCAACggagggggaagaggggcaGGGAAGAAGGCTGCACAGACACCTACCACCACGTAGACGGCCTTCTCGCAGGCCGTGCCCACGGGCATCCAGCCGTTGGTGGCTTTGCGCCGGCTGATGCGCTGCTGCTTGGGGTGGCCGTGGCCCCCCACGGCCTTGCTGTCCGAGGCGTGGAGACAGCCCGGGGTGTTCCTGAGGCCGGACTTGGAGCCGCTGGGAGGCTTGGAGCTCTGCGGACATTCTCGGGCCATGGTCTGAGGGTCAGAGTTGGGGGTCTGCAGATGAGGAACGGGTTCTGCAGCCGGTGGCACGCTGGGTACAGGACATCCTGAGAGCGGGTGGGCAGGAGACGCGGGGTGCCCTGCCACGGGGATTGTGAGGTTCAGCTGGTCCAGAGACTTGCAGCCTTCTagcagaggggaaagagaagaggCACGGATCTCATTTAAAGCAGAACACGACTACACAACCCAGACTGTCCCAACCACCTCCGCTTCCCCCTGAAACTCCCCTCGCTGCGCTACAGCAGCAAAGACTCTCTGCGCTGCCACTTCCTTTTGCACTGTCACTGGATTCTAAAAGCCAAGACACTTCCAAGCCTGCAACACTCCAAtatgttgctgctgctgacactgCACCACAACAAACCCCTCTGAAATCCCCCCGAGTGATGCCAGCCAGCAAGAGACATAAGGCTGGCCAGTGTCcaaagcagctccagcctgtcaatatgtataaaagaaataaaaggcttATCAAAACGATGGGAAGGATTAAACCACACTAGCAGTGGCAGCCAGGTTCTTTCAACAAGCCGAATTCTAGTAATCAGGGAAAATTGAGAAGGTTCTCCAAAGTAACTCCAGAAATATGAAACAAGGTGGAACACAACTGTGTAAGATGATGCAcgctgctgccctcagcagaaCTGTGTCCTTAGAGCAAATTATTAACCACAACAGGTGAGTAAGCTGGCTGACGCTGCCTCTCCAAAGCATCCCAGAACAGCTCTCACTGCTTCAGCAGCCACAGAACAAGCTCTAAACCCCGGCCAACATGTCCAATAGAAAAGCAAGTTGGTTGGAATGACCCACCAAGAGCAGGGAAAGCTCCCAGGCCAACACCGGGCATGCCCCTGCTCCCTAAACTGGGGAGTGTGCTTTTCAGGGTGACCAAAAAGACAGCTTCAGGCAACCTCCAGGAGATGCCTCCAGACTGGAGCATGTTCTAGCAGATCTGTGGGActgcactgctgcagagctgctaaAAAGCCTCCAAGTGCAAAACCACCTGAAGTCACCAAGTGCCAGTTGATTAACTGCCGAGATCCCCACGCAAAAACAAGACATTCTTGCCTCCTGTCTCCCACCTGACCCCCCAAAGAGGGTTACAACCAAACCACCCCAACCTGCAAAGGTGGGGCTGCTACGAACtgtccctgggctctgctgatCCTGAGTAGCCACTGCCCCAGTGAGCCCTGGCATGGGGGATGAGAGCTCAGCTATCCTGTCTGGCCTCAGCAGGCACAGCACCCACACCGCACTCCATCACCTCTGGAATATTTTGCTGCCAAAAGCAGTTTCCAAGCTTGAACTAAACCAGGATGAGGCTTCACCAAAGTACCCACTGAACTccaggaaggcagagcagagctggctctgccGGCAGCCCGGGACgcttccagcccctctgccctgctcccaaaCTCCCTCCTGCAAaccccagcaggacagggaaagcagagcagcccaCAAGTGCCACAGTCACAGCCTGGTTGTACCAAAGAGATGCTGGGATTTCCACAGGACCATCCCAAACACACCAGGTAAGACAGATGTCACACGCGACACGCCAAGCCGCATCCCTCAGAGAAGGGCTCCCCGCCTgagcctgctgcctgcagctcctttaATCCACTGCACTCACCCATTCTGGGGAAGGAAGTGACTTCAGAGGGGCACACACATGTAAAAGTCAACTCCTAAGTGCAAATCTGTGTTAATGTTCTAGCAGACCGGATTCACTTCAACAAAACCAAGTATAAATTATTCCGGTGTCACAGGCTTTTCAATCATTTTCTCACAGGGAGGGAAGTCACACCAAGGAAGATCTTAGCAGCCTGTAAATGTGTCCCTGGAACCACCGCTGCCCTGACATGAGGAATCATCactgagctggcagggagggctgaATCCAAACCCACTTGGTTTACACCACCTGCATCCCCCTGCTTGCAGgacagcagaggaagcagaatgCAGAACTCCAGGAACAAAGTGGACTGACATGACCTCAGGGCACTGCACAGCAAGCTGTCAGACGCCagatgctgctgagctgggtgtCTCATGAGCTTTCAAGAGCCCCAAAGCCACCAGCCAACCCTGTCTATTGCTACCCAAGGAAGTGGCACCACGACAGATGGGATTTTTGGGAAAAAGACAATCCCTTGACCAAACACACCTGAGTTTCAGCACCTTCCTACACGGGAAGATGACAAAACCTCGCCCCCACCAAGTGCTGAACCAAGACTTCATCCACCTACCTGAACAGGGGGTTAAAGTGGGCAAGTCCTGCCTCCTCTTGACTCCAACATGTGGGGACAGAGGCAGGGGCTGAAGCAGCCACAGGCCGCGCGGACGGCAGCACTGTCTGGCTTGGTGGCTTTTATACAAAGTGCTGGTGTTTGGTAACCCCCACACAACAATCcagctttaaatatttcaaaagataATTTTCAATAGCAAAGGCAAAGCTCCAAGGTAAAGCACACTGGAGGACCGAGTCTGGAAAGCAGATGGGGACAGAAGAGAGCCAGGCAAGCTGTGTCACCTCCTACCTGTTCTCACTTCAATGTCTCTTTGTCAGGCATCAAGAGGAGCCAAGACAGGCTCACCCAACCCAGTGTGCCcttccagcactgcagtgaAATTCAAACACCTGCCCACAAAGCAGCCTCGAGCCCAGTCCTTACACAGCCTTGCCAGAGCACATCCATAAAACCTGAAATGGCATTCCCCAGAGCTTGCACCCGTAGGAGTCTCACCACTCAGGCAGTGCCTGCTTCTCCACAACgctctgctctctgccaggACACTCAGTCCAGAGCGTGAGgttctgggaaaaaaagcagtgcCCCAGCCACAGGGGCTTCAGCCAGTGAGAAGCCACACTGAGCACACAGGAGCTCAAACCCCCTGGCTCACCTCCTCACTGCCCAAACCCTTTCACCCATTCTATGGTGTCCATACCAGTAAGACTTTCAGTGGAAAAGCTCTCAGGGCTACAAACAGGGGGAGGTGAAACGTGGATCCCTTCTGAGCCGCAGTTTGGCTGCGAAGCGGAGGCGCAGCGGGCACAGAGGGAGGTGGCCTCCTGGCAACCAGAGCCCTCCATTAGCCACCGTGCCCAACCAGCCCTCAGGTTTGCTCACACTTGGCACCTTACCTGCTGCAAAAGGCATTTTGTAGGGGTAGCTGTTCCGCCCGGCGTGCACGCTGCTGATCCTGCCCTCTGGCACGTGCACGACCCCGCAGACGCTGTAGCTGTTCACGGCTGCTCCCTCTCCGCAGCAGTACGGAGAGTTACACCAGTGGAGTGGCTGGAAATGAGCACCTGATGGCAAGGAACCGGGCGAGACCAAGAGCCCCTCGCAGGTGGCAGGCTGCGAAAGCTCGTCCTTGGGGTAAACGGAGCAGGGAGAGTAGCCACTGTACCCACTTTGGCCATAATAAACATAAAACCCGTTGAAGGGCGTCAGATCCGAGGATTCATAGAGACACCCACAACCCGAGTGATTGCCCGGCACAGGCAAGGGAGGGAACTGCTGCACGGGAAAGGAAGGCTGATGAAATTCCTGTTTGGGGGTTGGGGATTTCTCTCCGGGTCTTCCATACTCTGGCTTCATGGAAGCTTGTCCACCCATAAGCAAAGGCAGTCTGTGGTAGAACCCCTCCGTGCTGGCGTAGGAGCTCGACACCGACTCGTAAGGGACGGGCTCTGCCGTCCCGTAGAGCCTGGAGGAgtccctctgctcccctttccccacagcccccaggtGAAGTCCTCGCCAGCCGTGCTGACCTTCCATTTTTAAGCTAGCCATTTCCTTCTTGGATTTGACACAGTTCTTCCTACCGGCTTTGGCCCATTTGAGTGTAGATTTTGAACAGTGGTTCTCAGACTTGCCCTCTCCGTCCGATTTACTCCTCTGCTTCAGGGGTTGGTCCTTCTCATGGGTCAGCTTCAGAAAGGCCACAGCATTCAGGCTGGCCAGTCTCTTTGGGGTGGGATGATAGGAGATGGCACCATCCTCCCTCTTCGTCCCATCCTCAAAGACCTCATCCAGCGAATGGTCGCAGCTATTGCATTTCTGACTGGGCTCGTGCCGGCTCTTTCCTTTACCTGTCTTCACAGCCGTTTTTTCCAGGGCCGACCAGCTGTCCCCAGCTTTGCAATGCAAGCCCTTGATGGAGCAGTCTGCCCCGGCCTTGCCCGGGTCCCTGCGGAGGCGCCGGCCGGACACGCAGCCGTCATCCCGCTCGAACAGCAGGTTGTTGACGGCCTCGGCGTTCAGCGAGGCCAGCCGGCGCTTCCGCGGCTCCGCGCGAGCAGCgtccagctctgcctctgtccCTGGATAAGTTATTGTGCACTTTTCCCCAGCTGAGTcactcttccctcctcccacagGCTGAACTTTTTCAGAGAACAAAGCAGGTCCCAAACCTTCCATCCAACTGGGAAGGTCCTTTTTTTGACAGCTCTGGCTCTGTTTCGACAGAGACCCGGCCACGTCCTCCAGCCTGGTGAGGAGCACTTTGCAGGTCTTTTTGCTCACCGAGGGGAGCAGGCGCCTGCGCAGCGGGTACGTCTTTCGCACCTCATGCAAAGTCTTGCTTTTGTTTGCCCCCATAAATGCACTGGGACACTTGGGAGCCCCGGGGCCATCTCCATCTCTCTGCTTGCCACACTCTGCCTCGGTCCTGTccatcctcctgctgcctgctggtgaGGAAGCCTGGCCAGCAGAACCGGCCGGgtgtttcagaaggaaaagctgtttctttcGGGCATGCGTCATAGGATCAATGTCCAATCCTGAGaccaaacagaagaaaacaactaTTAATACCACCGAGAGGGGCCCATCTCCTCACAAAGCACCAATTAGGAAATATTCGGGGAAGCTTGTTTCCATACACAGTACAGTCCTTTTGGGTGAAGGCCAGTAAAGCCAATTAAGAGACAGGATGTAATGAGATGTGGTTTAATATTAAGCCGTAGAACACGACGGTAATTAAAAATACCCCAGGAGCTGGAAAACCCAGGGCACGGCCCAAGAGATGCTCCCCACCCGAGTACCTGCCCTGTCACTCCAACACTGCTCCTAACAAGTGCTTGTGACTCTCCCAGAGCTGACGTGAGTG
Encoded here:
- the BAHD1 gene encoding bromo adjacent homology domain-containing 1 protein, which codes for MTHARKKQLFLLKHPAGSAGQASSPAGSRRMDRTEAECGKQRDGDGPGAPKCPSAFMGANKSKTLHEVRKTYPLRRRLLPSVSKKTCKVLLTRLEDVAGSLSKQSQSCQKKDLPSWMEGLGPALFSEKVQPVGGGKSDSAGEKCTITYPGTEAELDAARAEPRKRRLASLNAEAVNNLLFERDDGCVSGRRLRRDPGKAGADCSIKGLHCKAGDSWSALEKTAVKTGKGKSRHEPSQKCNSCDHSLDEVFEDGTKREDGAISYHPTPKRLASLNAVAFLKLTHEKDQPLKQRSKSDGEGKSENHCSKSTLKWAKAGRKNCVKSKKEMASLKMEGQHGWRGLHLGAVGKGEQRDSSRLYGTAEPVPYESVSSSYASTEGFYHRLPLLMGGQASMKPEYGRPGEKSPTPKQEFHQPSFPVQQFPPLPVPGNHSGCGCLYESSDLTPFNGFYVYYGQSGYSGYSPCSVYPKDELSQPATCEGLLVSPGSLPSGAHFQPLHWCNSPYCCGEGAAVNSYSVCGVVHVPEGRISSVHAGRNSYPYKMPFAAEGCKSLDQLNLTIPVAGHPASPAHPLSGCPVPSVPPAAEPVPHLQTPNSDPQTMARECPQSSKPPSGSKSGLRNTPGCLHASDSKAVGGHGHPKQQRISRRKATNGWMPVGTACEKAVYVVNEPEPAVRKSYQAVERDGEIIRVRDTVLLKSGPRKKSMPYVAKISALWEDPKTGELMMSLLWYYRPEHTQGGRNPSMHQNEIFASRHQDENSVACIEEKCYVLTFAEYCRFCALAKRRVEGIPGRKTMMVPPSEEYSTPLHRKVPEDTDPELVFLCRHVYDFRHGRILKNPQ